In Silene latifolia isolate original U9 population chromosome X, ASM4854445v1, whole genome shotgun sequence, the following proteins share a genomic window:
- the LOC141621372 gene encoding uncharacterized protein LOC141621372: MHPTWKTWAHLGNTLISSPSTKSDKHMTHSSLLP; encoded by the coding sequence ATGCACCCAACATGGAAGACATGGGCACACCTAGGCAATACTCTAAtttcctctccatcaacaaaatcagACAAGCATATGACACACTCTTCTTTATTACCTTGA
- the LOC141623273 gene encoding putative pentatricopeptide repeat-containing protein At3g05240, with protein sequence MNVIFAFRIQKDAIKFCKIHNIPQSFFFSTSSDFEVSARQRVLSSNECGAIFQSLTNSKSLKMGQSLHGYVIRSGLIQDNTYLCTKIAAFYAGCGCMNCARIIFDKIVNKSCFLWNFMIRGYASNGFSMQAISLYRTMMRIGVLSDNFTYPFVIKACGDLVHVYLGRIVHAQAVINGFHFDIYVGNCLLAMYARFRDMENARKVFDVMPKRDLTSSNTMISGYARNGNPSEALRIFQKMLVTGAGLDSTTLLSVLSACSELNSFGIGKQVHGYLLRNHIHCLNNFLPNSLMEVYCTSGSMIYAMRLFEVSRKDSVSWNTLISGYARNDEDFEGLSLFCQMVTAGKQPDLATFIVVLGICEKVAALNFGMSVQSYLVREGFGRSTMAATALIGMYSRCGELTYSRLVFEEIEEKNLVCWTAMISAYGNHGKGKEAISILHQMIANDIVPDEGTFTSILTACSHAGLVEEGGEIFHKIHQKCNIKPVLAHYACFVDLLSRAGQLDEAYAIICSMEVKPTTDIWASFLSGCRLHGNVTLAEVAGREILEAKSAKVGGYICLSHVYADEKRWNDVERVRVIVQSKAMAKPTAYSYIK encoded by the coding sequence ATGAACGTTATTTTTGCATTCCGCATTCAAAAAGATGCAATCAAATTCTGCAAAATTCATAATATTCCCCAATCCTTCTTCTTCAGTACTTCTTCGGATTTTGAAGTTAGCGCACGACAGCGTGTGCTTTCTTCAAATGAATGCGGCGCTATTTTCCAGTCCCTTACGAATTCCAAATCCTTAAAAATGGGTCAATCACTTCATGGATATGTAATTCGTTCTGGACTTATACAAGACAATACCTACCTTTGTACCAAAATTGCTGCATTTTATGCAGGTTGTGGGTGTATGAATTGCGCCCGTATAATATTTGACAAGATTGTGAATAAAAGTTGTTTTCTTTGGAATTTTATGATTAGGGGTTACGCAAGTAATGGTTTTTCTATGCAGGCGATATCGCTTTACCGAACAATGATGAGAATCGGTGTTTTATCGGATAATTTCACGTACCCGTTTGTTATTAAGGCGTGTGGCGATTTGGTACATGTTTACCTTGGTAGGATTGTACATGCTCAGGCTGTTATTAATGGGTTTCATTTCGATATATATGTCGGGAATTGTCTTTTAGCAATGTATGCGAGATTTCGAGATATGGAGAATGCACGTAAAGTGTTTGATGTAATGCCTAAGAGAGATTTGACTTCGTCGAATACTATGATATCCGGGTATGCCAGAAACGGTAATCCAAGTGAGGCTTTACGCATTTTTCAGAAAATGCTTGTAACTGGCGCTGGCTTGGATTCAACGACTCTGCTTAGCGTGCTTTCGGCTTGTTCTGAACTAAACTCTTTTGGGATTGGAAAACAAGTGCATGGTTATCTCCTGCGGAATCACATACATTGCTTGAACAATTTTTTGCCTAATTCTCTTATGGAGGTATATTGTACCAGCGGGTCTATGATATACGCAATGCGATTATTTGAAGTCTCCCGGAAGGATTCTGTTTCGTGGAATACTTTAATTTCAGGTTATGCTCGAAACGACGAGGATTTTGAAGGTTTAAGTCTTTTCTGCCAGATGGTTACGGCTGGTAAGCAGCCAGATCTTGCAACCTTCATTGTTGTACTAGGGATTTGTGAGAAGGTCGCTGCACTGAATTTCGGTATGTCCGTTCAATCGTATCTTGTACGAGAAGGGTTTGGTAGAAGCACAATGGCTGCAACTGCTCTCATAGGCATGTATTCTCGATGTGGAGAGTTGACTTATTCACGGCTTGTTTTTGAAGAAATAGAAGAAAAGAATTTGGTTTGTTGGACTGCCATGATTTCAGCCTATGGTAATCATGGCAAGGGAAAGGAAGCTATTTCGATTTTACACCAAATGATAGCGAATGACATTGTTCCAGATGAGGGTACTTTCACTTCTATATTGACCGCATGTAGCCACGCGGGATTGGTTGAGGAAGGTGGCGAAATTTTTCATAAAATACATCAGAAATGTAATATTAAGCCTGTACTGGCTCATTACGCATGTTTCGTGGATCTTCTTAGCCGAGCAGGACAACTGGATGAAGCATATGCGATAATTTGCAGCATGGAGGTGAAACCAACAACTGATATATGGGCTTCCTTCCTTTCAGGCTGTAGGCTTCATGGAAATGTTACCCTGGCTGAGGTCGCTGGTCGGGAAATTCTTGAAGCGAAATCAGCTAAAGTAGGGGGCTACATTTGCCTTTCACATGTATATGCAGATGAGAAAAGATGGAATGATGTTGAAAGAGTCCGTGTCATAGTACAAAGTAAAGCAATGGCTAAGCCCACAGCTTACAGTTACATCAAGTAA